GACGCCGACACGGCGGAGCTGCGGCACGCCGACGCGGTCACCGGCTGGCGGACGGCCTTCGAGGTGCCGTACCGGCTCGACGGGACCGGCCGCAAGCGCATCCCGCAGCTGCCCGCGGCGGCGTACGACCCGCAGTGGGCGTTGCGGAGCCTGGACGCCTGGGTCGCGCGCCACACCGGCTATCAGCACCGGCACGCCGTGAGCGAGGGCCTGGAGCGGCGGACCGGTCGCCTGCGGGAGGATCGGCGCAATGACTGAGGATCCGATGCTTCCCCTGCTGTTCCTGGACGTCGACGGTCCGCTGATCCCGTTCGGCGGCGATGCCGCACAGCACCGCGTTCATCTGACGGAGCGTCGGATCCGGGAGGTGATCCGCGAGGCCAACCCGCTGCTGACCCGGCTCGACCCGGCGAACGGTCCGCGGATCGCCGCACTGCCCGCCCGCCCGGTGTGGGCGACCACCTGGATGGACGAAGCCAACGCGTGCGTGGCGCCGCTGCTCGGCCTGCCGGACCTGCCGGTGCTCGACGAACCGGACGGGGACACCGGGCCGGACGGGTGCCCGTTGCCGCCGCAACTGCACTGGAAGACAGCGGCGTTGGTCGGCTACGCGGCGGGACGGCCGTTCGCCTGGGTCGACGACGAGATCGGCGCGGCCGACCGGGCATGGGTGGCGGCGCACCACCCCGGCCCGGCACTGCTGCACCGGGTCGACCCCCGGGTCGGCCTGACGGAGGACGACTTCGCCGTCCTGGACGCCTGGTTGCGCTCCGTCGGGTGAGACGCGGCGGGGCACCGGGGGCTTCCCGAGTCGGCGCGGAGCGGGCAGAGTGGGCGCGGTGATCTTCGCTTCGATCCTGCTCATGGTGCCGCTCGGCTGCTGGTGGATGACCGCCCCGCCGGTCGGTAGCACGAAGCGGCCCGACGGCGCGCTGCCCGGCGGGTCAGGCGGGGCCGCCGAGGTGGCGGTTTCGGGTGGCGCGGGTGGCGAGGCGGGTGGGGGTGGGGAGTTCGGCGAGTTCATTGAGGGCGGTGGTGACGGCGGCGGCGAGGCGGTCGCGGAGGTCGGCGGGGTCGTCGGTCTCCGGGACGACCTGGTCGACCAGGCCGGTCGAGGTCAGGGCGGTGGCGGTGATGCCCTGGGAGCGGGCGAGCTGGGGCGCGTGGTCGCCGTCGCGGTGGACGATGGCGGAGGCGCCCTCGGGCGGCAGCGGGGCCAGCCAAGCGTGTTCGGCGGCGATCACCCGGTCGGCGGGCAGCAGGGCGAGCGCGCCGCCGCCGCTGCCCTGGCCGAGCAGCACGGCGAGCACGGGGGTGCGCAGTCCGACCAGGGTGGTCAGGCAGTGCGCGATCTCCAGGGCCACGCCGTCGAGTTCGGCCTCCACGGAGAGTTCGGCCCCGCTGGTGTCGACCACGGTGAGCAGCGGCAGGCCGAGTTCCTCGGCGAGTTCGGCCTGCCGGCGCACGGCGCGCAGGTCCGCGGCGGTGAACGGGACGGCGGGGGCGTCCGGGCCGGGCCGCTGCTGGGCGACCACCATCACGGGCCGTCCGCCGATCAGCGCCAGGGCCCGGACGAGGGCGCTGTCGCCGTCCAGCGGGAGGAACGACTCGGCGGTGTGGTGCAGGAGTTCGAGGGCGGAGAGGCGGTCGGGGCGGCGGCTCAGCTGCACCGACTCCCAGGCGTCGGCGCCCTCCGGCACGGCCGCGGGCGCCGGGGCGGGGGCCGAACCGGCTCCCGCGGGGCGGGCGGTGAGGATGGTGAAGGCCCGGGAGAGGAAGTCGCGCAGCCGCTCGGGCGGGACGATGGCGTCCAGGCGTCCGTTGGCGGCGAGTGTCTCGGCGCGCTGGACGTGCGCCGGCAGCGGTTCGCCGCGAAGTTCCTCGTAGACGCGCGGCCCGAGGAAGCCGAGCCGGGCGGCGGGTTCGGCGAGCACCAGGTGGCCGAGGGTGCCCCAGGAGGCGAACACCCCGCCCATGGTGGGGTTGCGCAGGTAGGTCAGGTAGGGGAGTCCGGCGGCCCGGTGCGCGTGGACCGCGGCGGTGACCCGCACCATGCAGAGGAAGGCTGCGGAGCCCTCCTGCATCCGGGTGCCGCCGGAGACCGGCAGGGCGAGCAGCGGCAGGCGTTCGGCGGTGGCGCGTTCCACGGCCCGGGTGATGCGTTCGGCGGTGGCGACGCCGATCGATCCGCCGAGGAAGCCGAACTCGCCGGCGACCAGGACGATCGGCCGGCCGTCCAGCAGGGCGCGCCCGGTGAGGACGGCCTCGTCCAGGCCGGTGCGGGCGCGGGCTTTGGCGAGCGCCTCGCGGTAGCCGGGGTCGGCGTACTGGGTGGTGATCGGCTCGTCCCAGCTGTGGAAGCTGCCGGGGTCGACCAGCAGATCGAGGAGCTGGCGTGCCGTCACCTGGGGCCTCCGTCAGGGGAAGGGGCGGCCGAGCGGCTGTCGGCTGCCTCGCGCCGGAAAGCCTACGGGTGGGCGGGGGCCCGGGGCGGGCGCGCCGCACAGTGGTGATCAGGATCACCGGGGCGCGGGGCCGTCCGGCGGCGGAGGTGACGCACCAGACAGGGCAGCGCCCCCTTTAATTGGTATTCGAGATACCGAATTGGGATAAGGTCGGCCACGTGAGGCTGACCAAGAGCACCGACATCGCCCTGCGCATCGCGATGCGCCTGGCGGTGCTGGACGAGGACCGGGCCCCGACCACCCGCGAGGTGGCCGAGGCCGTCGACGTCCCCTACAACCACGCGGCGAAGGTGGTCAGTCGCCTCCAGCACCTGGGCGTGGTCGAGGCCCGGCGCGGGCGCGGCGGAGGGCTCGCCCTGACCGCCGCCGGCCGCAGCGGCTCGCTCGGCCGGATCGTCCGGGAACTGGAGGGCGTCGGGGACGTGGTCGGCTGCGAGGACGAGCCGCCCTGTCCGCTGCGCCACGCGTGTCGCCTGCGCGGGGCGCTGCGGCAGGCCCAGGAGGCGTTCTTCGCGACCCTGGATCCGCTCACCGTGGACGACCTGGTCGGACCGCCGACCGGCCCGGTCCTGCTCGGACTGCCCGTCCGCGGGGCGCCGTCGGACGGCTGAGCGGGGCCGGCCGTCCCGCCGCCGGGGCCGTTCGGCCCTGGCGGGGCGTCAGCCGACCGTGCAGTACTGGTCACTGACAGAGCAGCACCCAGCAGCATGCTTTTCCACACCATTAAATACGTATCTCAGATGCGAGTTTGGAGTTTCGGATGCTGTCCGAGAAGTCCGCGCAGACCGTGCGTGCCACCCTCCCCGCGGTGGGCGCGGCCATCGGGGAGATCACCGGCTCGTCCTACGGACGGCTGTTCGCGGCCCACCCCGAACTGCTGCGCGACCTGTTCAACCGGGGCAACCAGGCGGCCGGCACCCAGCGCCAGGCCCTGGCCGGCTCGATAGCCGCGTTCGCGACCGCCCTGGTCGAGCACCCCGAGCAGCGGCCGGACGCCATGCTCGCCCGGATCGCCCACAAGCACGCCTCGCTGGGCGTCACCGCCGAGCAGTACCACGTCGTCCACGAGCACCTGTTCGCCGCCATCGTGGAGATCCTCGGCGAGGCCGTCACCCCCGAGGTCGCCGCCGCCTGGGACGAGGTGTACTGGCTGATGGCCAACGCCCTGATCGCCGTCGAGCAGCGCCTGTACGAGCAGAGCGGCACCCGCGGCGAGCGCCGCCCGTACGTGGTCGCCGCCCGCACCGCCGAGACTGCCGACGTCGCGACCTTCCTGCTGCACCCCGCCGACGGCGGCCCGGTGCCCGCGCACCGGCCCGGCCAGTACGTCTCCGTGCAGGTCGAACTCCCGGACGGCGCGCGGCAGATCCGCCAGTACAGCCTGTCCGGCAACCCGGACGGCGGCCTGCAGATCACCGTCAAGCGGGTCGCCGGTGACCCGGCCGGCGAGGTCTCCACCCACCTGCACCGGCACGTCGACCAGGGCGCCACCCTGCTGGTCTCCGCCCCGTTCGGCGACGTCCGGCTCGACGACGGCGACCGCCCCGTCCTGCTCGCCTCGGCCGGCATCGGCTGCACCCCGATCATCGGCATGCTCGGCCACCTCGCCGAGACCGGCGCCACCCGGCGGGTGATCGCCGTGCACGGCGACCGGCAGGAGTCCGCGCACGCCTTCCGCGAGGAGTTCGAGCAGCTGGTCGCCAAGCTCCCGAACGCCGAGGCCCACGTCTGGTACGAGCGCCCCGAGCAGGAGCGCCCCGCCGACCGCACCGGCCGGGTCGACCTCACCGGACTGGAGGTCCCCGCCGATGCCGTCGCCTACCTGTGCGGCCCGCTGCCGTTCATGCGCGCCGCCCGCACCCAGCTGCTCGCCGCCGGCGTGCCCGCCGCCGACATCCACTACGAGGTGTTCGGCCCGGACCTCTGGCTCGGCCAGGACAGCTGACGCCCCGCCGGGCCGCCGCACTCGAAGCATCCGGGTGCGACGGCCCGACCGGTCAGAGCGCCGCGGTGATCGCGTCCCACAGGGCCACCCGGGCGCGCAGCGCCGTGCGGACGGTCGCCCCGCACTGCTCCCAGCGCTCGGTGTCGTCACCGCACAGGTCGATCAGCATCTGCATCGCCATCGGCGTGTGCTGCTCGCCGTCCACCTCGATGTGCCGGGCCAGGTAGTCCTTGAAGACGGTGAGCCGTCCGTCGGCGTCGTCGATCCGGACCACCTGCTCGAACATCTCCGGAATCAGGTCCTCCCGGCCGAACGCGAACGCGGCGGCCTGGCAGTGCACCGGGGCGTCCTCGATGATCCCGAACGTGACGGCCGCGAACTCGGCCGCGGCGGGCGGGATCTCCGCCACCTTGGCGGCCTCCGCCACCGACCGGCCGGAGCGGATCGCGGCCAGGAACGCCTCCACGGGGGCGGTGTCCGCCCCCGCCCGGGCCATGCCGTCCAGGTACAGCTCGAAGTGGCTGATGTACCCGTCGCCGAGCTCGTCGCTCTCCTCGACCAGCACGATCTCGTTGATCAGCCGGCGGCTGGCCGTCGGGCCGTCCGGCAGCCACGGCAGCGTGACGCAAGTGAGCTGCCGCTGCAGGCACTTGAGCAGGGACATGAAGTCCCAGACGGCGAAGACGTGGGTCTGCTGGAAGGTCCGCACCTTCTCCAGCGTGTCCAGCGACAGGTACATCGGGTGGGAGACCACCTCGCGGCGGACCTCCTCGATGGACTCGCGCAGGGCGGTCAGGCCGGGGTGGCTGCGGTCCCAGTGGTAACGGTCGCTCATGGCTGCTCTCCTCGTGGTGTGTGATGAGGGGGACGAAGGCGGCGTGGGTGGACGCTGCGGGGGAGTTACTTCAGTACCGCGCGGACGGCGTCCCGAAGCTGGTCGGCGCCGGGCTGCAGGGCCTGGTCCAGGCCCAGTGCGAACGGCAGCACCGCGCCGTCCGGGCGGGTGACCCGGCGCGGCGGGGCGAGCAGGCGGCACTCCTCGGCGGTGATCGCCAGTACCTCGGCGGCGAACCCGGCGAAGCGGTTGGAGTCGTCGGCGACGACCAGGCGGCCGGTCCGCGACAGCGACTCGGCCAGCGCGGCCCGGTCCAACGGGTACAGGGTGCGCGGATCGAGGACCTCGACGGACACCTCGTCGGCCAACTCCTCGGCCACCGCCAGTGCCTGGTGCACCAGGTGGCCGACGGCCAGCACCGTCACGTCGCTGCCCCGGCGGTGGATCCGGGCCTCGCCGAGCGGGACCGGGGCCAGCGGAGCGGTCACGTCCTCGCGGACGCCCAGCGCGCCGGCCGGGGCGAACAGCACCACCGGGTCGTCGTCCCGGATCGCCGAACTCAGCAGCCCGTACGCGTCGGTGGGCGTCGCCGGGACCAGCGTCTTGATGCCGACATGCGCGAACAGGCTGTACGGATGGTCGGAGTGCTGGCCCGCCCAGCCGGAGCGGGAACCCGAACCGGGCACCACCACGGTCAGCGGCACCCGCGCCTGACCGCCCGTCATCAGCGACAACTTGTGTGCCTGGTTGGCCAGTTGCTCGAACACCAGGAACAGCAGCGACGGGATCTGCAACTCGATCACCGGACGCATCCCGGCCAGCGCCGCGCCGACGCCCGCCGAGGTGAACGCCTGCTCCGACAGCGGCGTGTCCACCACCCGCTGCGCGCCGAACCGCTGCTGCAGGCCCAGCGTCAGACCGGCCAGGCCGGCGCCGACGTCCTCACCGAGCACGCACACCGCCGGGTCGGCCGCCAGCGCGTCCGACAGCGCGGTGTTCATCGCCTTGGCGTACGACAACAGCGTCACAGTGCCGCTCCCGACCGGGGCTTCAGCCCGCTCGCGTACAGGAAGTCTTCCGCTGACGATGGGTCAGGGACGGCAGATTCTTGCGCGAAAGTGGCGGCCTGCGCCAGTAGTTGTGTCACTTCGGTGTCGATTGTGTCCGCCTCGGGGAGGGCGGCCCGGGCTGACGCCAGCGGGTCGCGGGCCCGCCAGGACGCCACCTCCTCCGCAGTGCGGTAGGAGAGCCGGAAGCGCCGCTCCATGGTGTGGTGCGCCTCGAAGCGGTACGTCAGGCACTCCAGGAAGCTCGGGCCGCCGCCCGCCCGGGCCCGCGCCACGGCCCGGTCGGCGGCCGCCCGGACCGCCTCCACGTCCATGCCGTCCACCGTCTCCGCCGGGATGCCGAACGCCTCCGCCCGGCCGCACGCCGAGCCGCCCACCGCCGCGCCCGCCGGGAGCGTGGTGGCGTACCCGTTGTTCTCGCACACGAACAGCACCGGAGCCCGCCAGATCGAGGCCAGGTTGAAGGCTTCCAGGAGCACCCCCTGGTTGAGTGCCCCGTCACCGAAGAACGAGGCGACCACCCGGGGGTCACCCAGACGTTGCGAGGCCCAGGCCGCACCGACCGCGATCGGCGCGCCCGCGCCGACGATGCCGTTGGCGCCCAGGATGCCCAGCGAGAAGTCCGCGGCGTGCATCGAACCGCCCCGGCCCGCGTTCAACCCGTCGACGCGGCCCGCCAGTTCGGCCAGCAGCCGGCCCGGGTCGGCGCCCTTGGCCAGCACGTGCCCGTGCCCGCGGTGGGTGGAGGTCAGCCGGTCGGCGGGGTCGAGCGCCGCGCAGACGCCGACCGCCACCGCCTCCTGCCCGATGTACGGGTGGGTGCCGCCGACGATCAGGCCCGACCGCACCCACTGCAGCGCCAGTTCCTCGAACGAGCGGATCAGCCGCATCGCCCGGTACCGCCCCGCCGGGTCCGCCAGGTGCGGCAGGCTCACCGGCCCGACCGCCACAGCACCGGGCAGAACTCCGGGTCCGCGTAGTCCGGCCGGCCGTCCGCGTCGCGCCGCACCACCGCGTCGTGGTTGTACACCACCGGCGAGCCGTCCGGCTTCAGGTACGAGCGGTAGCGGTTGGAGCCGTCCTGCAGGTGCAGCGACACCGCCCGGCGCGGCTGCGCGGACCGGTTCGGGCCCGAGCCGTGGTAGGTGCGGCAGTGGTGGAAGGAGACGTGCCCGCGCGGGATCTCCACCGGCACCGTGCGCACCTGGGAGCCGTTGAACTCGGCGTTCTCGTGCAGCAGTTGCTCCAGCTCGGAGCGGTCCCGGGCGGCGAAGTGCCGGGTCGAGTCGTCCCCGCCGGGCCGCTCCTCCCAGCGGTGGCTGCCGTCCACCATGGTGATGGTGCCCATCTCCTCGGTGCAGTCGTGGAACGGCAGGAACGCCGTCAGCATCCGCTGCGAGGTGGAGGTCTGCCAGTAGTGCTTGTCGAAGTGCCAGGGCACCACGTTGCTCGGCTCGCCCGGCACCGGCGGCTTGTAGATCAGCGTCGACTGGAACAGCCGGATCTCCTCGGCCTGGGCGAGCCGCGCCGCGACCGCGCCCAGCAGCGGCTTGCGCAGGATCCGGCCGATCTCCTCGTGCTCGTAGTGCACGTAGTCGTTGTGCCGCTGCACCGGCCCGTCCGAGGGCTTCCAGGACGCCAGGTGCGGCGGCCGGGCGGGCAGTTCGCGGTCCCGCTCGCCCGCGTAGTAGCGCTCGGTGGCGGCCTGCAGCAGGTCCAGCTCGGCGTCGCTGAACAGCCGCCGCGACAGGTACCAGCCGTGCTCCGCGTACTCCAGCACCTCCTCGGCGGTCGGCAGCAGCGCCGACTCCTCCTCGGTCAGGGCGAACGGCTCGATGGTGGTGGTCATGTGAGGTCTCTCCTCTCCTCTCCTCAGCTGTCCGCAGTCAGCTGTCCGCGGTGGCGCGCTCGCGCTCCACCGCCTCGTACAGGGCCTTGATGTTGGCGGTGCCGAAGCTGCCCGCCCCGCGCCGCTCGACCAGCTCCAGGAAGAAGGTCCGGCGCGGGTGCGTCGAGCGGGCGAAGATCTGGAACAGCTCGCCGCCGTGGTCGCGGTCCACCAGCACGCCGGTCTCCCGCAGTTCGGCCACCGGGATGGCGGTCGGGCCGAGCCGGGCCTCCAGCGCGTCGTAGTACGCGCCGGGCGTGGTCAGGAACGCCACCCCGCGCGCCCCCAACTCCCGTACCGAGGCCGTGATCGAGGTCGTCGCGTAGGCCAAGTGCTGGACGCCCGCGCCGCCGTGCGCCTCCAGGAAGCCGTCGATCTGGCCGGCCGCCCGGGAGGTGTCCGGCTCCAGCAGGGTGAAGGTGATCGTGCCGCACGGGCTCTGCACCACCCGGGAGTCCATCGCCTGCTCGCCGACCTCGATGTACTCCCGGAAGATCTCCCGGAAGCCCAGCCCGCGCACCGCCCAGTCCACGGAAGGCCCCAACTGCCCGCCCGGCACCACGATCGCGACGTGGTCGAGCAGCAGCAGCGCGCCCTCGCCCGGGAGTTCGCCCGCTGGGAGCAGGTCGGCGGCGTCGGTGAAGCGCAGCGCCAGGTCGCCGAAGCCGGAGACCGTGCCGGCCCCGTCCAGGCAGCCGCCGCCGGCGTTCAGCGCCCGCTCGGCGGCCGCCGCGGCCGCGACCCGGTCCGCGTGGCGCAGCGCGATCACCGCGACGCCCTCGCCGTGCCGCCGCACCCATTCGGCGACCTGGTGCTCGGCCTCCACCGCGGAGGTCACCAGCACCCGGATCGAGCCCTGGTGGGCGAGCACCTGCGCGGTCCCCGGCGCGGTGACGGCGGGCGCGGTCAGGGTGAAACCCCAGTCGTCGCGCAGCTGCGCGGCGTACTTGTGGGCGTCCTCCGCGTAGTGTTCGGTGTAGGCGATGCCCGGCGCGGTCATGAATCCCCTCCGAGGTGCTTGGCCGGAATGCTCGGCGGGCCGAAGAGCAGGCTGAGGTTGTGGCCGCCGAAAGCGATCGAGTTGGACAGGGCGTGGCGCACGACGGTGTGCTCGGCCGCGCCCCGGACGTGCCGCAGCGCGCAGTCCTGGTCCGGCTGTTCGAGGTTCAGCGTGGGCGGCAGCAGGCCCTCGGCGACGGCCAGCGCGGACACCGCCGCCTCCACCGCCCCGGCGGCGCCCAGGAGATGGCCGGTGGCGCCCTTGGTGGAGCTGACGAACGGCCGGTGCGAGCCGAACACCTCGCGCAGCGCCGCGGCCTCCGCCCGGTCGCCCAGCTTGGTGCCGGTGCCGTGGGCGTTGACGTAGTCCACGGCCGACGGGCCGAGGCCGGCGGAGCGCAGCGCGGCCCGCATCGCGGAGATCGCTCCCGCGCCGTCGGGGCGCGGCATGGTCGGGTGGTGGGCGTCGGTGGCGGCGCCCCAGCCGGCCAGTGCGGCGTACCCGGACGCGCCGCGGGCGGCGGCGTGCTCGGCGCGTTCCAGCACCAGCACGGCGCTGCCCTCGCCCAGCACGAAGCCGTTGCGGCGGGCGTCGAACGGCCGGGAGGCCTGCTGCGGGTCGTCCCAACCGGCGGCAAGGGCACGGGAGTTGTCGAACGCGGCGGCAATGGTGGGATGCAGCGGGGCCTCCGCGCCGCCGCACACCACCACGTCGGCCTCGCCGCCGCGGATCAGCCGCAGACCCTCGGCGACGGCCTGCGCGCCGGCCGCGCAGGCCGTGATCACGGCGGAGCTGTAGCCGCGGATGCCGTGTTTGATGGCGATCCGGGCGGCCGCCATGTTCGAGAGCATGCCGGGCAGCAGGTAGGGGCTGACCGCGGCCCGGCCGCGTTCGCGCCGCCCGGCGGCCTGCTGCTCGTAGCTCTCCAGCCCGCCGCCGCCGGTGGCGAGCACCACCGCGACCCGCTCCGGGTCGGTGTCCTGTCGGATCGTCAGCCCGGCGTCGGCGAGGGCGTCGTCGGCGGCGGCCAGCGCGAGCAGCAGGAAGCGGTCGGCGCAGCGGGTCTCGGTCGGCGGCAGCACCTCGGTGGCGGGCACGTCCGGGGAGATGCCCGCCACCTTCAGCCAGCCCGCGGCGGGGTGGCCCTCGGGCGGGGCGGTCAGCCCGGAGCGGCCGGCGGCGAGGGCCCGGAACACCTCGGGGACGGCCCGGCCGAGCGGGGTGACCCAGCCGATGCCGGTGACCTGCGCGGTGACCGGCGTGCTCATCGGGCCCCGGCTCCGGGGCCGGTCGCGGCTCCGGCCTCGGAGAGGTGGCGCTGGCGCAGCAGCACCTTGCGGACCTTGCCGGTCGGGCCGACCGGGATCCGCCCGTCCGGGACGGGAAGCACGGCGCGGACCACCTCGGCGACGTGCGGCTCCAGCGCGGCGAGCACCTCGGCGGTGCGGTCGGCGTCCTGGTCGGCGGCGGGGTCGAGCTGCAGCAGCACGTCGGCGACGACCCGTTCGCCGTCGTGGAACGCCACCACGGTGCAGTCCAGCACGTCCGGGCAGGCCGCGAGGACCCGCTCCTCGGAGGCGGCGGTGTGCAGGCGGCGGCCGTCGCCGAGGTCGACCGTGTCGACGGCGCGGTCCACGTGGTAGTAGTAGCCGTCCTCGTCCCGGTACATCAGGTCGCCGGTGAGGAAGTAGTCGCGGACCCGGGTGCGGTGGGTGGTCACCGAGTCGTTCCAGTAGCCGGGCGACAGGGTGGGGGAGCGGGTGCCGAGTTCGCCGACCTCGCCGGGGCCCAGCTCGTTGCCGTCCGGGTCGAGGATCGCGCAGTCGACGAAGGCGTGCGGGCGGCCCACGCAGCGGCCGTAGCGGTCGGAGTCGACGGTGTGGGTGATGAAGAAGTGCGAGTGGCCCATCTCGGAGGAGCCCAGGCCGTCGATGAACACCGATCCGGCGGTGCGGACCCGGCCCTGCCGGGTGGCGGTCTCCCGGGAGCCCTGGGCGACCAGGCGGCGGATGTGCGCCTCGTGCGCGCAGTCGCCGGTGTTCCACCACAGGCCGACGGAGGCCAGGTCGCGGGCGGCGAGGTCGTGCCGGGCCAGGTCGGCCCAGGTGGTGGCGAAGCCGTACACGCCGAGCGGGTGCCAGCGCTCCACGACGTCCAGCACGACGGCGCCCGACTGCTGGGACAGCAGGTGCAGCTGGGCGTCGAAGCTGAGCGCCAGGTTGACCGCGATCAGGGTGGCGGCGTGCGCGGCGGGCAGCGCGCTGAGCACCCGGTCGATGCCCTGCGGCCGGGGCAGCAGCAGCCGGTGGCGGATCGCCGCGTACAGGCTCTGGTGCGAGTGCAGCACCGCCTTCGGCAGGCCGGTGGTGCCGGAGGAGTGGGTGATCGCCACCGGGTCGGTGGGCCAGTGCCGGTACGGGGCGGGCGCCGACTCCGGGTCGCCGGAGCCGAGTTCGGCGGTGTCGGCGAGGATCGGGGCGCCGAAGTCCTGGTCGGCGAGGGCCTTGGCGTGCTCGGCGTCGGCGAGCAGCCCGACCGCGTTCAACCGGCGCAGGTAGCGGGTCGAGGTGTCCGCGTCCAGCGCCGGGTTGAGCAGGGCCGGGATCGCGCCGAGCCGGCTCAGGGCCAGGAAGGCCAGCACCTGGTCGGCGGCGGCGGTCGCCTGCACGGCGACCGGGTCGCGGCGGCGGACCCCGAGCGCGTGCAGGGCCGCGGCCCTGGCCCGCACCGCCACGTCGAGTTGGCGGAGCGTCAGGGCCCGGTCGGCCGGGTGCCCGTCGACGGGGGTGTCGAAGGTCAGGGTCGGCGAGTCCAGGCCGAGGCCCTTCTCGACCCGGGTGGTCAGGACGTTGCCGGCGCCGACGGAGCTGTCCTCGGACAGCACGGCGCGCAGGGTGCGGATGCTCATGGTTCCCTGTTCTGGTCGTGGTGCGGGAGGCCGGTGGGGCCCGGGTCGCGCGTGGAGCCGCGGTGCGCGGACGGGCCGGGGACGTGAGGGGTGCGGAGCGGAGCGGACTCAGGGGGCGAGCAGGACGGCCGTGGCGTGGTCCGGCGGGCCCTGGACGGCGGTGATCGCGAGCACCTGGTCGGCGTCGCCGTCCTCGATCAGCAGCCGGGCTTGCTCGTGCAGCCGGTCCGGGTCCTCGAAGCCGGGGCCGAGGGCGACCACCGGGCCGTCGAGCTGCCAGCGGGCCGCGAGGTGGCCGAGCACCGCGTTCGGGTTGGACTGGAAGAACAGCAGCGGCGCCACCCGGCGGCCGGTGCCGGTGGCGCGGCCGAGCGCGTCCGCGGTGCCGGTGTCCCCGGTCGGGCTGGCCAGCAGCAGGGCGGTGCGCGGCGCGCCGGCGGCGGGCGGTGGCCCGTAGCGGCGGCGCAGGCAGCGTTCGGCGGTCTCGGCGACCAGCGGGCTGAAGCTGGACTCCACGAAGCCCGCGATCGGCGGGAGTTCGTCGTCCGGCCGGTCCGGCCAGGCCGCTTCGGCGAGCACCCGCAGCGGGCCGTCCAGCACCCGGGGCGCCGCCACCGGCGGTGCGTGGAGCGGGAGTTCGGAGGAGGGGGCGGTCATGCGGGGGCCACCAGGAGTGCGGTGTTGGCGCCGCCGAAGGCGGCGTTGACGGTGAGCGCCGGGCCGGGGCCGGCCGGGCGGGGGCGGTCGAGGACCAGGTCGAGCGCGCAGTCCGGGTCGGCGGCCTGCCAGCCGGCGTTGACCGGCAGCGAGCCTGCTCGCAACACGCCTACGGTGACGGCGAGTTCGAGCAGCGCGGAGGCCTCCAGGGCGTGGCCGTGCACGGACT
The DNA window shown above is from Streptomyces sp. TLI_171 and carries:
- a CDS encoding carboxyl transferase domain-containing protein, whose amino-acid sequence is MTARQLLDLLVDPGSFHSWDEPITTQYADPGYREALAKARARTGLDEAVLTGRALLDGRPIVLVAGEFGFLGGSIGVATAERITRAVERATAERLPLLALPVSGGTRMQEGSAAFLCMVRVTAAVHAHRAAGLPYLTYLRNPTMGGVFASWGTLGHLVLAEPAARLGFLGPRVYEELRGEPLPAHVQRAETLAANGRLDAIVPPERLRDFLSRAFTILTARPAGAGSAPAPAPAAVPEGADAWESVQLSRRPDRLSALELLHHTAESFLPLDGDSALVRALALIGGRPVMVVAQQRPGPDAPAVPFTAADLRAVRRQAELAEELGLPLLTVVDTSGAELSVEAELDGVALEIAHCLTTLVGLRTPVLAVLLGQGSGGGALALLPADRVIAAEHAWLAPLPPEGASAIVHRDGDHAPQLARSQGITATALTSTGLVDQVVPETDDPADLRDRLAAAVTTALNELAELPTPTRLATRATRNRHLGGPA
- a CDS encoding Rrf2 family transcriptional regulator; the encoded protein is MRLTKSTDIALRIAMRLAVLDEDRAPTTREVAEAVDVPYNHAAKVVSRLQHLGVVEARRGRGGGLALTAAGRSGSLGRIVRELEGVGDVVGCEDEPPCPLRHACRLRGALRQAQEAFFATLDPLTVDDLVGPPTGPVLLGLPVRGAPSDG
- a CDS encoding globin domain-containing protein, producing the protein MLSEKSAQTVRATLPAVGAAIGEITGSSYGRLFAAHPELLRDLFNRGNQAAGTQRQALAGSIAAFATALVEHPEQRPDAMLARIAHKHASLGVTAEQYHVVHEHLFAAIVEILGEAVTPEVAAAWDEVYWLMANALIAVEQRLYEQSGTRGERRPYVVAARTAETADVATFLLHPADGGPVPAHRPGQYVSVQVELPDGARQIRQYSLSGNPDGGLQITVKRVAGDPAGEVSTHLHRHVDQGATLLVSAPFGDVRLDDGDRPVLLASAGIGCTPIIGMLGHLAETGATRRVIAVHGDRQESAHAFREEFEQLVAKLPNAEAHVWYERPEQERPADRTGRVDLTGLEVPADAVAYLCGPLPFMRAARTQLLAAGVPAADIHYEVFGPDLWLGQDS
- a CDS encoding DUF3050 domain-containing protein, which encodes MSDRYHWDRSHPGLTALRESIEEVRREVVSHPMYLSLDTLEKVRTFQQTHVFAVWDFMSLLKCLQRQLTCVTLPWLPDGPTASRRLINEIVLVEESDELGDGYISHFELYLDGMARAGADTAPVEAFLAAIRSGRSVAEAAKVAEIPPAAAEFAAVTFGIIEDAPVHCQAAAFAFGREDLIPEMFEQVVRIDDADGRLTVFKDYLARHIEVDGEQHTPMAMQMLIDLCGDDTERWEQCGATVRTALRARVALWDAITAAL
- a CDS encoding alpha-ketoacid dehydrogenase subunit beta, which gives rise to MTLLSYAKAMNTALSDALAADPAVCVLGEDVGAGLAGLTLGLQQRFGAQRVVDTPLSEQAFTSAGVGAALAGMRPVIELQIPSLLFLVFEQLANQAHKLSLMTGGQARVPLTVVVPGSGSRSGWAGQHSDHPYSLFAHVGIKTLVPATPTDAYGLLSSAIRDDDPVVLFAPAGALGVREDVTAPLAPVPLGEARIHRRGSDVTVLAVGHLVHQALAVAEELADEVSVEVLDPRTLYPLDRAALAESLSRTGRLVVADDSNRFAGFAAEVLAITAEECRLLAPPRRVTRPDGAVLPFALGLDQALQPGADQLRDAVRAVLK
- a CDS encoding thiamine pyrophosphate-dependent dehydrogenase E1 component subunit alpha yields the protein MSLPHLADPAGRYRAMRLIRSFEELALQWVRSGLIVGGTHPYIGQEAVAVGVCAALDPADRLTSTHRGHGHVLAKGADPGRLLAELAGRVDGLNAGRGGSMHAADFSLGILGANGIVGAGAPIAVGAAWASQRLGDPRVVASFFGDGALNQGVLLEAFNLASIWRAPVLFVCENNGYATTLPAGAAVGGSACGRAEAFGIPAETVDGMDVEAVRAAADRAVARARAGGGPSFLECLTYRFEAHHTMERRFRLSYRTAEEVASWRARDPLASARAALPEADTIDTEVTQLLAQAATFAQESAVPDPSSAEDFLYASGLKPRSGAAL
- a CDS encoding phytanoyl-CoA dioxygenase family protein; the protein is MTTTIEPFALTEEESALLPTAEEVLEYAEHGWYLSRRLFSDAELDLLQAATERYYAGERDRELPARPPHLASWKPSDGPVQRHNDYVHYEHEEIGRILRKPLLGAVAARLAQAEEIRLFQSTLIYKPPVPGEPSNVVPWHFDKHYWQTSTSQRMLTAFLPFHDCTEEMGTITMVDGSHRWEERPGGDDSTRHFAARDRSELEQLLHENAEFNGSQVRTVPVEIPRGHVSFHHCRTYHGSGPNRSAQPRRAVSLHLQDGSNRYRSYLKPDGSPVVYNHDAVVRRDADGRPDYADPEFCPVLWRSGR
- a CDS encoding VOC family protein, giving the protein MTAPGIAYTEHYAEDAHKYAAQLRDDWGFTLTAPAVTAPGTAQVLAHQGSIRVLVTSAVEAEHQVAEWVRRHGEGVAVIALRHADRVAAAAAAERALNAGGGCLDGAGTVSGFGDLALRFTDAADLLPAGELPGEGALLLLDHVAIVVPGGQLGPSVDWAVRGLGFREIFREYIEVGEQAMDSRVVQSPCGTITFTLLEPDTSRAAGQIDGFLEAHGGAGVQHLAYATTSITASVRELGARGVAFLTTPGAYYDALEARLGPTAIPVAELRETGVLVDRDHGGELFQIFARSTHPRRTFFLELVERRGAGSFGTANIKALYEAVERERATADS